In Siniperca chuatsi isolate FFG_IHB_CAS linkage group LG16, ASM2008510v1, whole genome shotgun sequence, the following proteins share a genomic window:
- the hmbox1b gene encoding homeobox-containing protein 1 isoform X2 has product MQPVFSSRMSEFSEEPRFTIEQIDLLQRLRRSGMTKQEILHALETLDRLDREHGDKFGRRTSSSSSSSSSYGVGGANNNSASNTTTSFNNNNTASATTTSSVSCNGNSGEGSTGDHSATAASSTTSKISTATQTQFGNGGGLSPSPSNSYDTSPPPGPPPPSAILPSPVSLVALSQNGRDSLAATPNGKLSPPRYPVNSAAAARAFGFEATEEDLDIDDKVEELMRRDSSMVKEEIKAFLGNRRISQAVVAQVTGISQSRISHWLLQHGSDLSEQKKRAFYRWYTLEKTTPGATLNMRPAPLPMEEMEWRQTPPPITTAPGTFRLRRGSRFTWRKECLAVMESYFNDNQYPDEAKREEIANACNAVIQKPGKKLSDLERVTSLKVYNWFANRRKEIKRRANIATILESHGIDVQSPGGHSNSDDIDGNDFSEQACDLPYFDKRPLSRPFGLYRLEPTSPTQDDSAAHSEHQDPISLAVEMAAVNHTILALSRTGGVPNDIKTESLEDE; this is encoded by the exons ATGCAACCTGTATTTAG CAGCAGGATGTCTGAGTTCAGTGAGGAGCCTCGCTTCACTATTGAGCAGATAGATCTGCTGCAGCGGCTGCGTCGCTCCGGCATGACCAAGCAGGAGATCCTGCACGCGCTTGAAACACTGGACCGGCTGGACCGGGAGCATGGCGACAAGTTCGGCCGCCgcacttcttcctcctcctcctcctcctcctcctacggAGTAGGCGGGGCAAACAACAACTCTGCCTCTAATACTACTACATCATTCAACAATAACAACACTGCCTCGGCAACCACCACCTCTTCCGTGTCATGCAACGGCAACAGCGGCGAGGGCAGCACCGGCGATCACTCTGCGACTGCTGCGTCTTCCACGACCTCTAAAATATCCACCGCCACGCAGACGCAGTTCGGCAACGGAGGGGGACTCTCGCCGTCTCCTAGTAACAGCTACGACACCTCCCCACCTCCTGGGCCGCCGCCGCCTTCTGCCATCTTGCCCTCACCGGTCTCACTGGTGGCTCTGTCACAGAACGGCCGGGATAGCCTAGCTGCCACACCCAACGGGAAGCTGTCTCCTCCAAGATACCCAGTGAACAGTGCAGCTGCAGCACGAGCATTTGGGTTTGAAGCTACAGAAGAGGACCTGGACATTGACGATAAGGTGGAGGAGCTGATGAG gaggGACAGCAGCATGGTGAAAGAGGAGATCAAAGCGTTCCTGGGGAACAGGAGGATCTCTCAGGCGGTGGTGGCACAAGTTACAG GCATCAGCCAGAGCAGGATCTCCCATTGGCTGCTGCAGCACGGCTCCGACCTGAgtgagcagaagaagagggcctTCTACCGCTGGTACACGCTGGAGAAAACTACACCAG GTGCCACTCTAAACATGCGGCCAGCTCCGTTACCTATGGAGGAGATGGAGTGGAGGCAAACCCCTCCCCCCATCACCACTGCCCCCGGAACCTTCCGGCTGCGTCGAGGAAGTCGCTTCACTTGGAGAAAAGAGTGCCTGGCCGTGATGGAGAG CTACTTCAACGACAACCAGTACCCAGATGAGGCCAAACGGGAGGAGATAGCAAATGCCTGCAATGCTGTGATTCAGAAACCAG GGAAGAAGCTGTCTGATCTGGAGAGGGTGACCTCCCTGAAAGTTTACAACTGGTTTGCCAACCGTCGCAAGGAGATCAAGAGACGGGCTAACATTG CCACAATCCTGGAGAGTCACGGGATAGACGTCCAGAGTCCAGGGGGACACTCCAACAGCGACGACATCGATGGGAACGACTTCTCAGAGCAG GCATGTGACCTGCCTTATTTTGACAAGAGACCTCTCAGCCGACCTTTTGGCCTTTATCGACTGGAGCCCACCTCGCCAACACAG GATGACAGCGCAGCGCACAGCGAGCACCAGGACCCCATCTCTCTGGCTGTGGAGATGGCTGCCGTCAACCACACCATCCTGGCCCTGTCAAGAACCGGAGGGGTCCCCAACGACATCAAGACGGAGTCCCTGGAGGACGAATGA
- the hmbox1b gene encoding homeobox-containing protein 1 isoform X1 translates to MQPVFSSRMSEFSEEPRFTIEQIDLLQRLRRSGMTKQEILHALETLDRLDREHGDKFGRRTSSSSSSSSSYGVGGANNNSASNTTTSFNNNNTASATTTSSVSCNGNSGEGSTGDHSATAASSTTSKISTATQTQFGNGGGLSPSPSNSYDTSPPPGPPPPSAILPSPVSLVALSQNGRDSLAATPNGKLSPPRYPVNSAAAARAFGFEATEEDLDIDDKVEELMRRDSSMVKEEIKAFLGNRRISQAVVAQVTGISQSRISHWLLQHGSDLSEQKKRAFYRWYTLEKTTPGATLNMRPAPLPMEEMEWRQTPPPITTAPGTFRLRRGSRFTWRKECLAVMESYFNDNQYPDEAKREEIANACNAVIQKPGKKLSDLERVTSLKVYNWFANRRKEIKRRANIEATILESHGIDVQSPGGHSNSDDIDGNDFSEQACDLPYFDKRPLSRPFGLYRLEPTSPTQDDSAAHSEHQDPISLAVEMAAVNHTILALSRTGGVPNDIKTESLEDE, encoded by the exons ATGCAACCTGTATTTAG CAGCAGGATGTCTGAGTTCAGTGAGGAGCCTCGCTTCACTATTGAGCAGATAGATCTGCTGCAGCGGCTGCGTCGCTCCGGCATGACCAAGCAGGAGATCCTGCACGCGCTTGAAACACTGGACCGGCTGGACCGGGAGCATGGCGACAAGTTCGGCCGCCgcacttcttcctcctcctcctcctcctcctcctacggAGTAGGCGGGGCAAACAACAACTCTGCCTCTAATACTACTACATCATTCAACAATAACAACACTGCCTCGGCAACCACCACCTCTTCCGTGTCATGCAACGGCAACAGCGGCGAGGGCAGCACCGGCGATCACTCTGCGACTGCTGCGTCTTCCACGACCTCTAAAATATCCACCGCCACGCAGACGCAGTTCGGCAACGGAGGGGGACTCTCGCCGTCTCCTAGTAACAGCTACGACACCTCCCCACCTCCTGGGCCGCCGCCGCCTTCTGCCATCTTGCCCTCACCGGTCTCACTGGTGGCTCTGTCACAGAACGGCCGGGATAGCCTAGCTGCCACACCCAACGGGAAGCTGTCTCCTCCAAGATACCCAGTGAACAGTGCAGCTGCAGCACGAGCATTTGGGTTTGAAGCTACAGAAGAGGACCTGGACATTGACGATAAGGTGGAGGAGCTGATGAG gaggGACAGCAGCATGGTGAAAGAGGAGATCAAAGCGTTCCTGGGGAACAGGAGGATCTCTCAGGCGGTGGTGGCACAAGTTACAG GCATCAGCCAGAGCAGGATCTCCCATTGGCTGCTGCAGCACGGCTCCGACCTGAgtgagcagaagaagagggcctTCTACCGCTGGTACACGCTGGAGAAAACTACACCAG GTGCCACTCTAAACATGCGGCCAGCTCCGTTACCTATGGAGGAGATGGAGTGGAGGCAAACCCCTCCCCCCATCACCACTGCCCCCGGAACCTTCCGGCTGCGTCGAGGAAGTCGCTTCACTTGGAGAAAAGAGTGCCTGGCCGTGATGGAGAG CTACTTCAACGACAACCAGTACCCAGATGAGGCCAAACGGGAGGAGATAGCAAATGCCTGCAATGCTGTGATTCAGAAACCAG GGAAGAAGCTGTCTGATCTGGAGAGGGTGACCTCCCTGAAAGTTTACAACTGGTTTGCCAACCGTCGCAAGGAGATCAAGAGACGGGCTAACATTG AAGCCACAATCCTGGAGAGTCACGGGATAGACGTCCAGAGTCCAGGGGGACACTCCAACAGCGACGACATCGATGGGAACGACTTCTCAGAGCAG GCATGTGACCTGCCTTATTTTGACAAGAGACCTCTCAGCCGACCTTTTGGCCTTTATCGACTGGAGCCCACCTCGCCAACACAG GATGACAGCGCAGCGCACAGCGAGCACCAGGACCCCATCTCTCTGGCTGTGGAGATGGCTGCCGTCAACCACACCATCCTGGCCCTGTCAAGAACCGGAGGGGTCCCCAACGACATCAAGACGGAGTCCCTGGAGGACGAATGA
- the hmbox1b gene encoding homeobox-containing protein 1 isoform X4, with product MSEFSEEPRFTIEQIDLLQRLRRSGMTKQEILHALETLDRLDREHGDKFGRRTSSSSSSSSSYGVGGANNNSASNTTTSFNNNNTASATTTSSVSCNGNSGEGSTGDHSATAASSTTSKISTATQTQFGNGGGLSPSPSNSYDTSPPPGPPPPSAILPSPVSLVALSQNGRDSLAATPNGKLSPPRYPVNSAAAARAFGFEATEEDLDIDDKVEELMRRDSSMVKEEIKAFLGNRRISQAVVAQVTGISQSRISHWLLQHGSDLSEQKKRAFYRWYTLEKTTPGATLNMRPAPLPMEEMEWRQTPPPITTAPGTFRLRRGSRFTWRKECLAVMESYFNDNQYPDEAKREEIANACNAVIQKPGKKLSDLERVTSLKVYNWFANRRKEIKRRANIATILESHGIDVQSPGGHSNSDDIDGNDFSEQACDLPYFDKRPLSRPFGLYRLEPTSPTQDDSAAHSEHQDPISLAVEMAAVNHTILALSRTGGVPNDIKTESLEDE from the exons ATGTCTGAGTTCAGTGAGGAGCCTCGCTTCACTATTGAGCAGATAGATCTGCTGCAGCGGCTGCGTCGCTCCGGCATGACCAAGCAGGAGATCCTGCACGCGCTTGAAACACTGGACCGGCTGGACCGGGAGCATGGCGACAAGTTCGGCCGCCgcacttcttcctcctcctcctcctcctcctcctacggAGTAGGCGGGGCAAACAACAACTCTGCCTCTAATACTACTACATCATTCAACAATAACAACACTGCCTCGGCAACCACCACCTCTTCCGTGTCATGCAACGGCAACAGCGGCGAGGGCAGCACCGGCGATCACTCTGCGACTGCTGCGTCTTCCACGACCTCTAAAATATCCACCGCCACGCAGACGCAGTTCGGCAACGGAGGGGGACTCTCGCCGTCTCCTAGTAACAGCTACGACACCTCCCCACCTCCTGGGCCGCCGCCGCCTTCTGCCATCTTGCCCTCACCGGTCTCACTGGTGGCTCTGTCACAGAACGGCCGGGATAGCCTAGCTGCCACACCCAACGGGAAGCTGTCTCCTCCAAGATACCCAGTGAACAGTGCAGCTGCAGCACGAGCATTTGGGTTTGAAGCTACAGAAGAGGACCTGGACATTGACGATAAGGTGGAGGAGCTGATGAG gaggGACAGCAGCATGGTGAAAGAGGAGATCAAAGCGTTCCTGGGGAACAGGAGGATCTCTCAGGCGGTGGTGGCACAAGTTACAG GCATCAGCCAGAGCAGGATCTCCCATTGGCTGCTGCAGCACGGCTCCGACCTGAgtgagcagaagaagagggcctTCTACCGCTGGTACACGCTGGAGAAAACTACACCAG GTGCCACTCTAAACATGCGGCCAGCTCCGTTACCTATGGAGGAGATGGAGTGGAGGCAAACCCCTCCCCCCATCACCACTGCCCCCGGAACCTTCCGGCTGCGTCGAGGAAGTCGCTTCACTTGGAGAAAAGAGTGCCTGGCCGTGATGGAGAG CTACTTCAACGACAACCAGTACCCAGATGAGGCCAAACGGGAGGAGATAGCAAATGCCTGCAATGCTGTGATTCAGAAACCAG GGAAGAAGCTGTCTGATCTGGAGAGGGTGACCTCCCTGAAAGTTTACAACTGGTTTGCCAACCGTCGCAAGGAGATCAAGAGACGGGCTAACATTG CCACAATCCTGGAGAGTCACGGGATAGACGTCCAGAGTCCAGGGGGACACTCCAACAGCGACGACATCGATGGGAACGACTTCTCAGAGCAG GCATGTGACCTGCCTTATTTTGACAAGAGACCTCTCAGCCGACCTTTTGGCCTTTATCGACTGGAGCCCACCTCGCCAACACAG GATGACAGCGCAGCGCACAGCGAGCACCAGGACCCCATCTCTCTGGCTGTGGAGATGGCTGCCGTCAACCACACCATCCTGGCCCTGTCAAGAACCGGAGGGGTCCCCAACGACATCAAGACGGAGTCCCTGGAGGACGAATGA
- the hmbox1b gene encoding homeobox-containing protein 1 isoform X3, producing MSEFSEEPRFTIEQIDLLQRLRRSGMTKQEILHALETLDRLDREHGDKFGRRTSSSSSSSSSYGVGGANNNSASNTTTSFNNNNTASATTTSSVSCNGNSGEGSTGDHSATAASSTTSKISTATQTQFGNGGGLSPSPSNSYDTSPPPGPPPPSAILPSPVSLVALSQNGRDSLAATPNGKLSPPRYPVNSAAAARAFGFEATEEDLDIDDKVEELMRRDSSMVKEEIKAFLGNRRISQAVVAQVTGISQSRISHWLLQHGSDLSEQKKRAFYRWYTLEKTTPGATLNMRPAPLPMEEMEWRQTPPPITTAPGTFRLRRGSRFTWRKECLAVMESYFNDNQYPDEAKREEIANACNAVIQKPGKKLSDLERVTSLKVYNWFANRRKEIKRRANIEATILESHGIDVQSPGGHSNSDDIDGNDFSEQACDLPYFDKRPLSRPFGLYRLEPTSPTQDDSAAHSEHQDPISLAVEMAAVNHTILALSRTGGVPNDIKTESLEDE from the exons ATGTCTGAGTTCAGTGAGGAGCCTCGCTTCACTATTGAGCAGATAGATCTGCTGCAGCGGCTGCGTCGCTCCGGCATGACCAAGCAGGAGATCCTGCACGCGCTTGAAACACTGGACCGGCTGGACCGGGAGCATGGCGACAAGTTCGGCCGCCgcacttcttcctcctcctcctcctcctcctcctacggAGTAGGCGGGGCAAACAACAACTCTGCCTCTAATACTACTACATCATTCAACAATAACAACACTGCCTCGGCAACCACCACCTCTTCCGTGTCATGCAACGGCAACAGCGGCGAGGGCAGCACCGGCGATCACTCTGCGACTGCTGCGTCTTCCACGACCTCTAAAATATCCACCGCCACGCAGACGCAGTTCGGCAACGGAGGGGGACTCTCGCCGTCTCCTAGTAACAGCTACGACACCTCCCCACCTCCTGGGCCGCCGCCGCCTTCTGCCATCTTGCCCTCACCGGTCTCACTGGTGGCTCTGTCACAGAACGGCCGGGATAGCCTAGCTGCCACACCCAACGGGAAGCTGTCTCCTCCAAGATACCCAGTGAACAGTGCAGCTGCAGCACGAGCATTTGGGTTTGAAGCTACAGAAGAGGACCTGGACATTGACGATAAGGTGGAGGAGCTGATGAG gaggGACAGCAGCATGGTGAAAGAGGAGATCAAAGCGTTCCTGGGGAACAGGAGGATCTCTCAGGCGGTGGTGGCACAAGTTACAG GCATCAGCCAGAGCAGGATCTCCCATTGGCTGCTGCAGCACGGCTCCGACCTGAgtgagcagaagaagagggcctTCTACCGCTGGTACACGCTGGAGAAAACTACACCAG GTGCCACTCTAAACATGCGGCCAGCTCCGTTACCTATGGAGGAGATGGAGTGGAGGCAAACCCCTCCCCCCATCACCACTGCCCCCGGAACCTTCCGGCTGCGTCGAGGAAGTCGCTTCACTTGGAGAAAAGAGTGCCTGGCCGTGATGGAGAG CTACTTCAACGACAACCAGTACCCAGATGAGGCCAAACGGGAGGAGATAGCAAATGCCTGCAATGCTGTGATTCAGAAACCAG GGAAGAAGCTGTCTGATCTGGAGAGGGTGACCTCCCTGAAAGTTTACAACTGGTTTGCCAACCGTCGCAAGGAGATCAAGAGACGGGCTAACATTG AAGCCACAATCCTGGAGAGTCACGGGATAGACGTCCAGAGTCCAGGGGGACACTCCAACAGCGACGACATCGATGGGAACGACTTCTCAGAGCAG GCATGTGACCTGCCTTATTTTGACAAGAGACCTCTCAGCCGACCTTTTGGCCTTTATCGACTGGAGCCCACCTCGCCAACACAG GATGACAGCGCAGCGCACAGCGAGCACCAGGACCCCATCTCTCTGGCTGTGGAGATGGCTGCCGTCAACCACACCATCCTGGCCCTGTCAAGAACCGGAGGGGTCCCCAACGACATCAAGACGGAGTCCCTGGAGGACGAATGA